The proteins below come from a single Solanum stenotomum isolate F172 unplaced genomic scaffold, ASM1918654v1 scaffold13383, whole genome shotgun sequence genomic window:
- the LOC125850072 gene encoding tetratricopeptide repeat domain-containing protein PYG7, chloroplastic produces MLMIQSTISPPLQKSVLVPAKTATSWSKNGFILDLNGGFGSKSASYHFPRRPIKGNSIQLKIYARKSESFPILLSEKVDELPEKLLNGGDITISSGQVLSLSAISCGCIFWLTSGQVASASEGVRVNMVYEVGELFELGIQLTYLLLLLALLGVGSFFVIRQVLVRRELDLSAKELQEQVRSGDASATELFELGAVMLRRKFYPAATKFLLQAVEKWDGDDQDLAQVYNALGVSYVLDGKIDKGIAQFENAVKVQPGYVTAWNNLGDAYEKTKDLTSALNAFEEVLLFDPNNKIARPRRDALKDKVTMYKGVSVKSKKS; encoded by the exons atgcTAATGATACAGTCCACCATTTCACCTCCCCTCCAAAAATCTGTTCTTGTTCCAGCTAAAACTGCAACAAGTTGGAGTAAAAATGGCTTTATTCTTGATTTAAATGGTGGGTTTGGTTCAAAATCAGCTTCTTATCACTTTCCAAGAAGACCCATTAAGGGAAATTCAATTCAG CTGAAGATTTATGCAAGGAAATCAGAATCATTCCCAATTTTGCTTTCAGAGAAAGTTGATG AATTGCCAGAGAAGTTGCTGAATGGCGGAGATATTACTATTAGTAGTGGACAGGTTCTTTCTCTATCTGCTATCTCATGTGGGTGTATCTTCTGGTTGACATCTGGGCAAGTGGCATCAGCAAGTGAAGGTGTCAGAGTAAATATGGTTTATGAGGTCGGAGAGTTATTTGAACTGGGAATCCAGCTTACTTACCTGCTTTTACTACTAGCATTGCTTGGGGTTGGGAGTTTCTTTGTGATTCGGCAAGTCCTTGTTCGCAGAGAGCTTGATCTTTCTGCCAAAGAATTGCAA GAGCAAGTTAGAAGTGGTGATGCCAGTGCGACAGAGCTTTTTGAACTTGGAGCTGTGATGTTGAGGAGAAAATTCTACCCAGCTGCTACCAAGTTCCTTCTTCAGGCAGTAGAAAAGTGGGATGGAGATGATCAGGATCTTGCCCAA GTTTACAATGCCCTTGGTGTCAGTTATGTACTTGATGGGAAAATTGACAAAGGAATTGCTCAGTTTGAGAATGCTGTAAAAGTTCAACCTGGTTATGTCACGGCATGGAACAACCTTGGTGATGCGTATGAGAAAACCAAAGACTTAACATCTGCTCTAAATGCATTTGAAGAGGTACTTCTTTTTGATCCTAACAACAAAATAGCTCGTCCTAGGCGCGATGCATTGAAGGACAAAGTAACAATGTACAAAGGAGTATCGGTGAAATCTAAGAAGAGTTGA